The Thermocrinis albus DSM 14484 genome segment AGACCCGCAGCCAGAGTCATCTGAAGGGTGAGATCTTTCAAGTTCTCCAGAGTGTTCCTCACATCATTGAAGAACTTCACCTGGTTCAGTTTTACCATATCATCCAACATCTTGGAAAGGTCCTGTTGCTGGAAAGGATCCTGAAACCTCAACGTCTCCAAATATATCTTCAAAAAGTCCTGTGGAGACAGGTTATCCACTCCCTGTGTGTAATTGGGCGGTAAGATACGAACCTTCTCCACCTGTGTCATACTCTCCCCCATTTTTTCTTAAGCTCCTCCTGAAGCACTTGAGCGAAGGAGACGGAACCTCCCTCTGAGGTTGCAAGCCTACCCTTCAGGTCATACACACGGGCCTCTTTCCTTATGATGAGCTTATCCCCCTCTACTTGGATTTTAACAAGATCTCCCTCCTTTAGACCCAGCTTTTTCCTCAACTCGCTGGGTATAGCTATCAGCCCCCTGGCCATGACTCTGGCCACATCCTCCATACAGGTAAATATACACAGTAAGTTGGATGCTGTCAATATGTTTGACATATATGATATATCTAACCTGTGGCTCTGTTATTGTGAACTACCCCGCATCAAAGATGCGGAGCTTCGTGGTAGGTTTGAACGCTTAACGCGTTCCTTACCACCACTGGCGGGTTCACACCGCCCCTACTCCTGCCCATACCACAATACAGCGGTATAGCGGAGCTACTTCCCTTTAGCTTGTAAAATACCCTCAGCCTCACAGGTCTTCCCAAAGCGGTTTCAAGGTCAAACTTTCCGAGCTTCTTAAGATAGTTCCTCACAGCATTAACATCAGCATTCAAAAGTCCAAGAGAGGTTCTGAAAAGTCCTCTCTTTATCCTTCCTTCAGGGGTGTAGTTTTCTTTGCTAACTCCACAAAAGAGCGTGGAGTCTACCCCTGAAGTGTAGCTCTCATCTATGTAATCCACACTTATACCGTATTCCAGAGCTTTATACTCCAGATACTTTTTCACTTTACCGTGTGGAAGCAGGCTCCATATCTGGTCCGCCACCGAGTTCAGTTTGCTTTCTTTGTTCTTATTCTTCACCGCATCTCCTATGTAGATTTCTTTCACTCCGTGCTTGATTGCAAGCTCAAGTATCAGATTTGATACCGTATGAGCGTAGTATCTTAAAAGCCTCTTTATCTTCACCCAGAGCTTGCTTATCCTCTCCTCCACCCTGTGGTAGGGAAGTCCCTTGTTCTTGAGATTGTCTTTTAAGCTCTGAAGCTTTGCTATCTTCTTTAAATACTTCCTTAGCAGGCTTTTCAATCCTTTTCCGTCTATTATGTAAGGAGTCTTTATCCCTTCTATCCCCACCACCATGAAGTTTCCTGAGTTTGGGTCTATTACCATTACCTTGTTTCCTGAATACTCCCTGTTTTCTATTTTATGCTCGTAGATTATGTGAAGCTCATATCCAGTCCCTTTCGGAACAATCTGAATATTCTTCACGAGCTCCTCTCTCAGTTCAAGCCCTGTTTCTATCCAGAGGTATTTGACGTGTATATCGTGCTTTTCTCTGAGCCACCTTCTTAGCTCCTTAGAGAGACTGAGCCTCACTTTAGTGCCTATCACCTTAAAGCCTGTCCTGTCGTAAGTTAAGGTTCTGTGGGGTTTTCTCTTGGGTCTGAATTTGGGATGCTTTATCTCCTGTCCTTTGAACTTCTGAGGGTTTTTGAGGAACTCAAACCAGTTTTTGTAGGCTCTCACAAGCTCATCTAAGACTATCTGAGCTGTTCTTGACTGGAGGGCTTTGAGGTGGATTGAGGAGTTTAGCTTATTGTAGAGGTCAAACATATTAACCTTGGCGAGTTTGTTTTTGAGAAGGTAGAGAGCCTGGTTGTAGAGCTTGCCCGAGTGGTAGGTAAGATACCCGAGGACAATCCTGTACTCTTCGGGAAGGTCGTTTAAGGATATGGTGATACATCTTAGAGATTTTGGCATTCTTCAATATACCTCTTTTCGCTTTCCGCAACCATTTAAGATTTAATTATATGGTCAACCATACAGATACGGGGTTTTAGCCCGCAAGTTTTTCTATAAAGTTATTATCATGCCTATGCTGGTCTGGGTAGCTCCATTGGTGGGTTTAATAGCGGCTTTCTTTATAGATGTGAGTCTTCTGCGTTTTTGGGAAAGGCGGGGTCCCTTTGGAAGTTTGGTGGCTTCCCTCAGAAAGTGGTTGTATCCCTTTCTGATGGTGGTATCTCTGCACGTGGCTGTCCAAATGGAAGGGGTTCCTCCCAGATACGAGAAACTTCTCAACAGAGGTCTCATGACAGCCTACGTGCTGATAATCTCTCTGTTTGTTTCCAGCTTTTTTATCCATCTTTGGACATCTTTTGCTACCAGGAGAGGCATACAGGTAACCGCTCTCTCCGTGTATATTCTGAGGGCTGCCTTTCTCTTACTGGCTTTGCTGATAATTTTGGACAACTTGGGGATATCCGTCACACCTATACTCACCACCTTAGGTGTGGCGGGTTTAGCGGTCTCCTTAGCTTTGAGGGACACTCTCGCAAACCTCTTCGCTGGCCTATACATAACCATGGCAAGGCAGGTTAGGCCGGGTGACGTGATAAGCCTCTCCACAGGTGAGGAAGGCACGGTTCTGGATATAACGTGGAGGAGTACCCTGTTAAAGGATAAAGAAGGAAACTTGATTCTCATTCCCAACGAAAGGTTGTCTCAATCGGTAGTTAAAAACTACAGAAGGGACGATGGT includes the following:
- a CDS encoding AbrB/MazE/SpoVT family DNA-binding domain-containing protein, whose amino-acid sequence is MEDVARVMARGLIAIPSELRKKLGLKEGDLVKIQVEGDKLIIRKEARVYDLKGRLATSEGGSVSFAQVLQEELKKKWGRV
- a CDS encoding RNA-guided endonuclease InsQ/TnpB family protein, with amino-acid sequence MPKSLRCITISLNDLPEEYRIVLGYLTYHSGKLYNQALYLLKNKLAKVNMFDLYNKLNSSIHLKALQSRTAQIVLDELVRAYKNWFEFLKNPQKFKGQEIKHPKFRPKRKPHRTLTYDRTGFKVIGTKVRLSLSKELRRWLREKHDIHVKYLWIETGLELREELVKNIQIVPKGTGYELHIIYEHKIENREYSGNKVMVIDPNSGNFMVVGIEGIKTPYIIDGKGLKSLLRKYLKKIAKLQSLKDNLKNKGLPYHRVEERISKLWVKIKRLLRYYAHTVSNLILELAIKHGVKEIYIGDAVKNKNKESKLNSVADQIWSLLPHGKVKKYLEYKALEYGISVDYIDESYTSGVDSTLFCGVSKENYTPEGRIKRGLFRTSLGLLNADVNAVRNYLKKLGKFDLETALGRPVRLRVFYKLKGSSSAIPLYCGMGRSRGGVNPPVVVRNALSVQTYHEAPHL
- a CDS encoding mechanosensitive ion channel family protein — encoded protein: MLVWVAPLVGLIAAFFIDVSLLRFWERRGPFGSLVASLRKWLYPFLMVVSLHVAVQMEGVPPRYEKLLNRGLMTAYVLIISLFVSSFFIHLWTSFATRRGIQVTALSVYILRAAFLLLALLIILDNLGISVTPILTTLGVAGLAVSLALRDTLANLFAGLYITMARQVRPGDVISLSTGEEGTVLDITWRSTLLKDKEGNLILIPNERLSQSVVKNYRRDDGLLVVTLHVPHSVELYRAELLAIDVAQAVLKELYPSDMPEEEVKVRFHTFQDTGVLLDVLIPFKSFQDRALIRHEFIKRFHKVLRENAG